One region of Pan paniscus chromosome 5, NHGRI_mPanPan1-v2.0_pri, whole genome shotgun sequence genomic DNA includes:
- the LOC100967723 gene encoding HLA class II histocompatibility antigen, DO alpha chain isoform X2 produces the protein MALRAGLILGFHTLMTLLSPQEAGATKADHMGSYGPAFYQSYGASGQFTHEFDGEQLFSVDLKKSEAVWRLPEFGDFARFDPQGGLAGIAAIKAHLDILVERSNRSRAINVPPRVTVLPKSRVELGQPNILICIVDNIFPPVINITWLRNGQTVTEGVAQTSFYSQPDHLFRKFHYLPFVPSAEDVYDCQVEHWGLDAPLLRHWELQVPIPPPDAMETLVCALGLAIGLVMILLREMTCGRHPAPQRLCLLVTALNYWKNK, from the exons ATGGCCCTCAGAGCAGGGCTGATCCTGGGGTTCCACACCCTGATGACCCTCCTGAGCCCGCAGGAGGCAGGGGCCACCAAGG CTGACCACATGGGCTCCTACGGACCCGCCTTCTACCAGTCTTACGGCGCCTCGGGCCAGTTCACCCATGAATTTGATGGGGAACAGCTGTTCTCTGTGGACCTGAAGAAAAGCGAGGCCGTGTGGCGTCTGCCTGAGTTTGGCGACTTTGCCCGCTTTGACCCGCAGGGCGGGCTGGCCGGCATCGCCGCAATCAAAGCCCATCTGGACATCCTGGTGGAGCGCTCCAACCGCAGCAGAGCCATCAACG TGCCTCCACGGGTGACCGTGCTCCCCAAGTCTCGGGTGGAGCTGGGCCAGCCCAACATCCTCATCTGCATTGTGGACAACATCTTCCCCCCTGTGATCAATATCACCTGGCTGCGCAATGGCCAAACTGTCACTGAGGGAGTGGCCCAGACCAGCTTCTATTCCCAGCCTGACCATTTGTTCCGCAAGTTCCACTACCTGCCCTTCGTGCCCTCAGCCGAGGACGTCTATGACTGCCAGGTGGAGCACTGGGGCCTGGATGCACCACTCCTCAGGCATTGGG aGCTCCAGGTGCCTATTCCACCACCAGATGCCATGGAGACCCTGGTCtgtgccctgggcctggccaTCGGCCTG GTAATGATCCTTCTGAGAGAAATGACTTGTGGGAGACACCCTGC CCCACAGAGGCTGTGTCTCCTAGTCACAGCTTTAAATTACTGGAAAAATAAATGA
- the LOC100967723 gene encoding HLA class II histocompatibility antigen, DO alpha chain isoform X1, with the protein MALRAGLILGFHTLMTLLSPQEAGATKADHMGSYGPAFYQSYGASGQFTHEFDGEQLFSVDLKKSEAVWRLPEFGDFARFDPQGGLAGIAAIKAHLDILVERSNRSRAINVPPRVTVLPKSRVELGQPNILICIVDNIFPPVINITWLRNGQTVTEGVAQTSFYSQPDHLFRKFHYLPFVPSAEDVYDCQVEHWGLDAPLLRHWELQVPIPPPDAMETLVCALGLAIGLVMILLREMTCGRHPAYPHGFVTAPACSVPFKCIPLC; encoded by the exons ATGGCCCTCAGAGCAGGGCTGATCCTGGGGTTCCACACCCTGATGACCCTCCTGAGCCCGCAGGAGGCAGGGGCCACCAAGG CTGACCACATGGGCTCCTACGGACCCGCCTTCTACCAGTCTTACGGCGCCTCGGGCCAGTTCACCCATGAATTTGATGGGGAACAGCTGTTCTCTGTGGACCTGAAGAAAAGCGAGGCCGTGTGGCGTCTGCCTGAGTTTGGCGACTTTGCCCGCTTTGACCCGCAGGGCGGGCTGGCCGGCATCGCCGCAATCAAAGCCCATCTGGACATCCTGGTGGAGCGCTCCAACCGCAGCAGAGCCATCAACG TGCCTCCACGGGTGACCGTGCTCCCCAAGTCTCGGGTGGAGCTGGGCCAGCCCAACATCCTCATCTGCATTGTGGACAACATCTTCCCCCCTGTGATCAATATCACCTGGCTGCGCAATGGCCAAACTGTCACTGAGGGAGTGGCCCAGACCAGCTTCTATTCCCAGCCTGACCATTTGTTCCGCAAGTTCCACTACCTGCCCTTCGTGCCCTCAGCCGAGGACGTCTATGACTGCCAGGTGGAGCACTGGGGCCTGGATGCACCACTCCTCAGGCATTGGG aGCTCCAGGTGCCTATTCCACCACCAGATGCCATGGAGACCCTGGTCtgtgccctgggcctggccaTCGGCCTG GTAATGATCCTTCTGAGAGAAATGACTTGTGGGAGACACCCTGCATATCCTCATGGGTTTGTGACAGCCCCTGCATGCTCAGTGCCTTTTAAGTGCATCCCGCTGTGCTGA
- the LOC100967723 gene encoding HLA class II histocompatibility antigen, DO alpha chain isoform X4 has translation MALRAGLILGFHTLMTLLSPQEAGATKADHMGSYGPAFYQSYGASGQFTHEFDGEQLFSVDLKKSEAVWRLPEFGDFARFDPQGGLAGIAAIKAHLDILVERSNRSRAINVPPRVTVLPKSRVELGQPNILICIVDNIFPPVINITWLRNGQTVTEGVAQTSFYSQPDHLFRKFHYLPFVPSAEDVYDCQSSRCLFHHQMPWRPWSVPWAWPSAW, from the exons ATGGCCCTCAGAGCAGGGCTGATCCTGGGGTTCCACACCCTGATGACCCTCCTGAGCCCGCAGGAGGCAGGGGCCACCAAGG CTGACCACATGGGCTCCTACGGACCCGCCTTCTACCAGTCTTACGGCGCCTCGGGCCAGTTCACCCATGAATTTGATGGGGAACAGCTGTTCTCTGTGGACCTGAAGAAAAGCGAGGCCGTGTGGCGTCTGCCTGAGTTTGGCGACTTTGCCCGCTTTGACCCGCAGGGCGGGCTGGCCGGCATCGCCGCAATCAAAGCCCATCTGGACATCCTGGTGGAGCGCTCCAACCGCAGCAGAGCCATCAACG TGCCTCCACGGGTGACCGTGCTCCCCAAGTCTCGGGTGGAGCTGGGCCAGCCCAACATCCTCATCTGCATTGTGGACAACATCTTCCCCCCTGTGATCAATATCACCTGGCTGCGCAATGGCCAAACTGTCACTGAGGGAGTGGCCCAGACCAGCTTCTATTCCCAGCCTGACCATTTGTTCCGCAAGTTCCACTACCTGCCCTTCGTGCCCTCAGCCGAGGACGTCTATGACTGCCAG aGCTCCAGGTGCCTATTCCACCACCAGATGCCATGGAGACCCTGGTCtgtgccctgggcctggccaTCGGCCTG GTAA
- the LOC100967723 gene encoding HLA class II histocompatibility antigen, DO alpha chain isoform X3, whose amino-acid sequence MALRAGLILGFHTLMTLLSPQEAGATKADHMGSYGPAFYQSYGASGQFTHEFDGEQLFSVDLKKSEAVWRLPEFGDFARFDPQGGLAGIAAIKAHLDILVERSNRSRAINVPPRVTVLPKSRVELGQPNILICIVDNIFPPVINITWLRNGQTVTEGVAQTSFYSQPDHLFRKFHYLPFVPSAEDVYDCQVEHWGLDAPLLRHWELQVPIPPPDAMETLVCALGLAIGLVGFLVGTVLIIMGTYVSSVPR is encoded by the exons ATGGCCCTCAGAGCAGGGCTGATCCTGGGGTTCCACACCCTGATGACCCTCCTGAGCCCGCAGGAGGCAGGGGCCACCAAGG CTGACCACATGGGCTCCTACGGACCCGCCTTCTACCAGTCTTACGGCGCCTCGGGCCAGTTCACCCATGAATTTGATGGGGAACAGCTGTTCTCTGTGGACCTGAAGAAAAGCGAGGCCGTGTGGCGTCTGCCTGAGTTTGGCGACTTTGCCCGCTTTGACCCGCAGGGCGGGCTGGCCGGCATCGCCGCAATCAAAGCCCATCTGGACATCCTGGTGGAGCGCTCCAACCGCAGCAGAGCCATCAACG TGCCTCCACGGGTGACCGTGCTCCCCAAGTCTCGGGTGGAGCTGGGCCAGCCCAACATCCTCATCTGCATTGTGGACAACATCTTCCCCCCTGTGATCAATATCACCTGGCTGCGCAATGGCCAAACTGTCACTGAGGGAGTGGCCCAGACCAGCTTCTATTCCCAGCCTGACCATTTGTTCCGCAAGTTCCACTACCTGCCCTTCGTGCCCTCAGCCGAGGACGTCTATGACTGCCAGGTGGAGCACTGGGGCCTGGATGCACCACTCCTCAGGCATTGGG aGCTCCAGGTGCCTATTCCACCACCAGATGCCATGGAGACCCTGGTCtgtgccctgggcctggccaTCGGCCTGGTAGGCTTCCTCGTGGGCACCGTCCTCATCATCATGGGCACATATGTGTCCAGTGTCCCCAG GTAA